A DNA window from Rhinolophus sinicus isolate RSC01 linkage group LG10, ASM3656204v1, whole genome shotgun sequence contains the following coding sequences:
- the CCDC71 gene encoding coiled-coil domain-containing protein 71 translates to MSVVVHHVEEKAVHSWSRISTAGKKALEEALLVFNPMSQDLSATEAQLVAFLQGLRDDGFQPTILRSGDVYGYSSCTASPPSQTKLQARAPTPSTTSPPASAPRTAMRLPTGRTTLLPVALSGRLAKTSTPALAKHTTTNLLLSSLKQSSASRARGAAVGFPAHLYPGVYPAMRLSVVLEALVPLKTSMPCLDAKHKTQSLQLSLADSPLKLRKGPRKGPGGPQFKAPRKATSKGPKCLIRRGPRAGPRGRQSTGPQSKTYKATRSLSGPRIKGVSALGTNAAQAKVAQTQAKAAKARAKAKAARARAKAKAEQIKAKAKAMQARAKAKAVRAKARAVRAKAKEARTQHRGRGRPKGSVQGRTARRGQKSSPGTGGQKRKRTEEAKDLPPQKRTRLGPRTPKAWLGPGTAKLLNFRAIKVDRWSSDDEVRQRAQRILRVNLSPVIQLQPLLPYSVIPSHSNVWGN, encoded by the coding sequence ATGAGCGTGGTGGTGCACCATGTGGAGGAGAAAGCTGTACACTCTTGGTCACGGATCTCCACGGCAGGGAAGAAGGCCCTGGAGGAGGCGCTGCTTGTCTTTAACCCCATGAGCCAGGATCTCAGTGCCACAGAGGCCCAGCTTGTGGCCTTCCTGCAGGGCCTGCGGGATGATGGCTTCCAGCCTACCATCCTGCGCAGTGGTGATGTCTACGGCTATAGTTCATGCACAGCCAGTCCCCCAAGCCAGACGAAGCTGCAAGCTcgtgcccccaccccatccaccaCATCTCCTCCAGCCAGTGCTCCCCGAACTGCCATGCGGCTGCCTACAGGTCGGACCACACTGCTCCCCGTGGCACTGTCTGGCAGGCTGGCCAAAACGTCCACACCAGCCCTCGCCAAGCATACCACCACCAACCTGCTACTGAGCTCCTTGAAGCAGTCAAGTGCCAGCCGTGCCCGGGGTGCGGCAGTGGGCTTCCCCGCCCACCTGTATCCAGGTGTCTACCCTGCCATGAGGCTCTCTGTTGTCCTTGAGGCCCTGGTTCCACTCAAGACTTCCATGCCCTGCTTGGATGCCAAGCACAAGACACAGTCACTGCAGCTCTCACTTGCGGACTCTCCCCTGAAGCTGCGGAAAGGTCCAAGGAAGGGCCCAGGGGGTCCTCAGTTCAAAGCTCCCAGAAAAGCCACAAGCAAGGGCCCTAAGTGTCTGATTCgcagaggccccagggctggaCCCAGAGGCCGACAAAGTACTGGGCCTCAGAGCAAGACCTACAAAGCCACTAGGTCTCTCAGTGGCCCGCGGATAAAAGGTGTCTCTGCTTTGGGCACCAACGCAGCCCAGGCCAAGGTGGCTCAAACACAGGCCAAAGCTGCCAAGGCCCGGGCAAAAGCCAAGGCCGCACGGGCCAGAGCCAAGGCCAAGGCAGAGCAGATCAAGGCCAAAGCCAAGGCAATGCAGGCCAGGGCCAAGGCCAAGGCAGTGCGGGCCAAAGCCAGGGCAGTGCGGGCCAAGGCCAAGGAGGCTCGGACCCAGCACAGGGGCCGGGGCAGGCCGAAAGGGTCTGTTCAGGGCCGGACTGCAAGGAGGGGCCAGAAAAGCTCCCCTGGAACTGggggacagaaaaggaaaaggactGAGGAGGCAAAGGATCTTCCTCCCCAGAAGAGAACACGGCTTGGGCCCCGAACCCCTAAGGCTTGGCTAGGGCCTGGAACAGCAAAGCTGCTGAATTTCCGGGCCATCAAAGTGGACAGGTGGTCCTCGGATGATGAGGTGCGACAGCGAGCTCAGCGGATCCTCCGTGTGAACCTGTCCCCTGTCATACAGCTCCAGCCGTTGCTGCCATACTCAGTGATTCCTTCACATAGTAATGTTTGGGGAAACTGA